A window of the Nycticebus coucang isolate mNycCou1 chromosome 3, mNycCou1.pri, whole genome shotgun sequence genome harbors these coding sequences:
- the INPP5F gene encoding phosphatidylinositide phosphatase SAC2 isoform X2 produces MCRDVIFMTRLKQRFSECVLIDATHRDVDVLLLLSNAAYYVAYYDDEVDKVNQYQRLSLEDLEKIEIGPEPTLFGKPKFSCMRLHYRYREASGYFHTLRAVMRNPEEDGKDTLQCIAEMLQITKQAMGLDVPIIEKKLERKSSKPHEDIIGIRSQNQGSLAQGKKFLMSKFSSLNQKVKQTKSNVNIGNLRKLGNFTKPEMKVNFLKPNLKVNLWKSDNSLETIENTGVMDSKDQAESDGDLSSDNDSYHSDEFLTNSKSDEDRQLANSLESVGPVDYVLPSCGIIASAPHGLGSRSQSVSSTDISIRVPSEITVAPGSRHRKDQENLLMMKSPSADNIRILTSFVKPVDIYCHRFVQDAQNKMTQLSETRSVSQQDSEEGNQTSNQVSNEATQSESTEQTPSRPSQLDVSFSATGPQFLSVEPVHSLVSQKTPNSGSSMLELETGLHVTPSSESSSRAVSPFAKIRSSMVQVASITQAGLTHGINLAVAKVQKSPAEPEVVNEVQQNELKNMFIQCQTRIIQI; encoded by the exons atgtgTCGTGACGTAATTTTTATGACTCGGCTCAAGCAACGATTTTCAGAGTGCGT CCTCATTGACGCTACTCACAGAGATGTGgatgtgctgctgctgctttctAACGCTGCCTACTACGTGGCCTA TTATGATGATGAAGTTGATAAAGTAAACCAGTATCAAAGACTAAGTCtagaagacctggaaaaaatagaaatag GTCCTGAACCCACTCTGTTTGGTAAGCCAAAGTTCTCCTGCATGCGATTGCACTACAGGTACAGAGAAGCAAGTGGCTATTTCCACACGCTGAGAGCTGTAATGCGAAATCCAGAAGAGGATGGAAAAg ATACCCTTCAGTGCATTGCAGAGATGCTGCAGATCACCAAGCAAGCCATGGGTTTGGATGTACCCATAATTGAGAAAAAACTTGAGCG GAAGAGCAGTAAACCTCATGAAGACATCATTGGTATCAGATCTCAAAACCAAGGCTCTTTGGCCCAggggaaaaaatttttaatgagcaAATTTTCATCTCTAAACCAAAAAGTGAAACAAACCAAATCCAATGTAAATATTGGCAACCTACGAAAACTAGGAAACTTTACAAAACCTGAAATGAAAGTTAATTTTCTAAAgccaaatttaaaagtaaatcttTGGAAGTCAGATAATAGTCTTGAAACCATAGAAAACACAGGAGTGATGGATAGTAAGGACCAGGCAGAATCTGATGGGGACCTGTCTTCAGATAATGACTCATACCATTCTGATGAATTCCTTACAAATTCCAagtctgatgaagacaggcagcTAGCTAATTCTTTAGAGAGTGTAGGGCCAGTAGATTATGTTCTTCCTAGTTGTGGAATCATTGCTTCAGCACCTCATGGACTAGGCAGTCGATCTCAGTCTGTCAGCAGCACTGATATTAGCATTCGTGTTCCTTCAGAGATTACTGTTGCTCCTGGGAGTAGGCATAGAAAAGACCAGGAAAATCTACTGATGATGAAAAGTCCTTCTGCTGACAACATACGCATACTGACTAGCTTTGTCAAGCCTGTGGATATTTACTGCCACAGATTTGTGCAAGATGCACAAAACAAAATGACCCAGCTCTCAGAGACCAGGTCTGTGTCTCAGCAGGATAGTGAGGAAGGAAATCAAACATCCAATCAAGTTTCCAATGAAGCAACCCAGTCAGAGTCAACGGAACAGACACCTTCCCGACCATCTCAATTGGATGTGTCATTTTCTGCAACAGGCCCACAGTTTTTGTCAGTTGAACCAGTACATTCACTTGTATCTCAAAAAACCCCCAACTCTGGTTCCAGCATGCTTGAACTTGAGACAGGGCTTCATGTAACTCCTTCTTCAGAGAGCAGTAGCAGAGCAGTCTCTCCCTTTGCAAAGATTCGAAGTTCCATGGTCCAGGTTGCGagtatcacccaggctggattaACCCATGGGATAAACTTGGCAGTGGCAAAAGTTCAAAAAAGTCCTGCAGAACCTGAAGTGGTTAATGAAGTCCAGCAAAATgaacttaaaaatatgtttatacaaTGCCAGACACGGATAATTCAGATTTAG